The Procambarus clarkii isolate CNS0578487 chromosome 88, FALCON_Pclarkii_2.0, whole genome shotgun sequence genomic sequence GCGCTGAAAAAGCTTGATCAGGGTGCCGGGCCCTCACAGAGGATGGTTCTCCCTCACGTGCAGACCCGACGAAGGGAACTGAGTTCCCTGTTCACCCGGTCCTCGGGGTCACTGGTGTCAAGCTGTTCCCACAGCTCCGTGGTGTCCCTAGTCGACGTCAGTAAGGTCAATGGCAACAACTCCGACACCACAGACTCCAATGACTCTGAAAATCGTGATGGAGGCCGCAAACTGAGCCCGGGAGGAGAGGCGTTGCAGACAGGACAAACTCCAGAAAAAGAAGCAACAAAAGTCGAGGAGCAAAGAAAAACCAAATTATCTCCTGGACTAAATCTTGATTCTGGAAAAAGTATCGTGCAAACAAAAGAAACGAAAGACAATCACGGGGAATATTCAGAATATTCAAAGAATAGTGTTCAAGAATATCCAGCAGTACACGAAGGAATCTCCAAGATGAAGACTCACAGCCCAGGGCCGGTGGAGAGTGACGTTAGTATCTCAGTGTGTTCCCTTCAGTTCAAACACATCCGGCGACCTGTGAGCCCAACGGACCGTCGCAGGAGAGGGTCAGGTCTATGCTACTCTTCGTCCTCCGTGTACGCTGCCGAAGGACAGAGAACTGTGATCCAGGAGTACACGTCTAGGAATAGTTTTAAGGGAGACACATCCAGATCGCGGTACGCCACCCTCCAGAAGGTACCCGAACTCGAGAAGGTGAATGCGAGACGCACCACGACCCCGTCGTCGGTTCTAAAGGAATGTATTAGAATTGCCCGAAATAGAGAGAGGCTCAGTGGGTTAAATCAGCTGCAAGAAGAAGACGTGGGAGAGAACACGTCTTATAGTCAGGACACAAGCACAAATTCATCTCAGACGAGCGTCAATTCGACAGTAACTAGTGAGGTTACCGATCAGTCTCTTCTTCGAAACTCTCCTGTATCTAACAGCCCATCGATCTCACCCAATCTGTTTAGTCTAAGCTCCACTTTAGAATACGAAGCAGCTGGCGGAAGATCGGAGGCAGCAGACCATACCCTGAGGTACGACACGCTACGAACAACCAGTGATCTGTACCACTCTAGGCAGTCCTCCTTCAGGTGTGGCCTTAGCTCCTGGCACGCCCTCTCCGTCGCCACCGCTGCCATCGACAAACACGAATCCTCACAGGCAAAAATCCACCCAGGTAGAGACCTGCCTGCCCACAAGAATGTCAACAAGTTTGGACAGCAACTAAACACAGGTGACACATACGAGGATTTACCAGGTAATAAAGGTCCGACAGCAAAAGCAAGTCCAACACACCCAAGAGCGCCGGAAACCCCAGCGCTGTGTGTGAGCAGTCCGGATACCTCGGCCCAAGGAACGACTTCGACATCAGCGGACGACAAGAGGGACATGGAAGACATCGACCACTACAACCCACCGAGACCGTCGGAGGACTGCACAAGCCTGCGTAAGACCATCATCATGACAGACCTCGATGAAACCGATCTCTAGTTGCCGTAGGAGATGAGGTGATCTTGATAGCAGCAAAGTGTCAACAAACATGTTGAAGTGACTCTTACTCTATAACCTCAAGCTTGCCCTTAACGGATACAGAATGTTTGGGAAAAGGAAAATGGTTATAGAGAGAGAAGGAAAATCCTTAACACTCCTATCTTAGTATCATGTCTTTGTATACCGAAGTTATACTCTCCTTACTCAACCTGTGACGGAACTTTTTGTTAATAGTTACCCAATAAACGTATGATTCGCATCTTGTCTGCGTTATATTTTTTAAAGTCTGTTTCCTATAGTATTTGGTCAAAATCACATGTGATTTATAGCACATGGTATTAGGTCCGTTTGAGATTCTGTCTTCAAAACGTGTCCTCTCATAAttcgagaggacaggttgctttgtCAGCCTCTTGGGGGCAGGTATATGGGCCTTAAAGTCCAACACCAATCAACTcccataaacaaataaataaataacacaaCTCATATATGAAATATAATGAAAGCGAAGACTGTGTTTTTTTCTATTTATCAAGTCTTGGACCACTTATCAAGTCCTGAACACTTATAAAGTCCTGGACCCCTTATCAAGTCCTTGGACTCCTTATCAAGTCCTTGGACTCCTTATCAAGTCCTGGGCCCCTATTAAGTCCTGGGCCctcttatcaagtcctggacccctcatcaagtcctggaccccttATAAAGTCCTGAAcacttatcaagtcctggaccccttataaagtcctggacccttatcaagtcctggacccttatcaagtcctggacccttatcaagtcctgaTCATATAATGCTAATTACGAGAAGAGAGATGACACAGTTAACTCGACACATATTGCTATGTGTTGCACAGGAACACTGCAATTTTCCCCGTTCATTGCATAAATTTACCCAACCAATATACCGCCTATTTGTTTACCGTTCGAAATAATGCACGAAATAGTAACATTTACCTGATAATTCAATTTAGAAAGTTTATAATAATAAGTGTACATGAATTCCTGCCGTCAATATAATGTATGGAACCTTTgacaatggagagagagagagagagagagagagagggagagagagagggagagagagagggagagagagacagagaaagacatagagagagagagagagacagacagacagagaaacagaaagacagagagacagagagacagagagagacagagacatagacagagagacagagatcagaaaattaaatataaatggaAGAGAATCACAGAATTTACATTTAATTCGAAGAATCAAACAGTACTAGGTAGTCAGAGAAGAGGATCCATGGACTACACT encodes the following:
- the LOC123745741 gene encoding uncharacterized protein, producing MISVATVGSLGLALHFVRRLIVFLSLRFIQAIFVQGVYVTSWTLVAELFPPRWRCRALVAGGMARPLGVALGALVALLVQHWRAVQLAISLPLLISLLYCWMIPESLRWLLTRGKTRRARLVAGQLARHNLLTLPPTAHAQMDHLAAHVYLDAPWGSLLTLFRTPRLRKHTLIVVFIWLAVSLADSGFRSELAGQDGPGQLMILLGGPGQLGSLLGAGVEAGAVVLAAVLTTQFYRRAFLIFTLILAAALSLAVICVLQLVKESWMDVLALATALRFVGVLIVGGARVGVGVVSVEVAPTTARASAVGLCAAHAALGEILTPLLSIVAELTYPSVPWLTSAAGCLVAALLTLLLPETSGTSLPDIVDEAEVVGLCYEGDILKTCDDGYGKSPYWVKVGGVIVSRSVSEAGLDDDDDRFASLDRNPDSQLVPHVSERATKALKKLDQGAGPSQRMVLPHVQTRRRELSSLFTRSSGSLVSSCSHSSVVSLVDVSKVNGNNSDTTDSNDSENRDGGRKLSPGGEALQTGQTPEKEATKVEEQRKTKLSPGLNLDSGKSIVQTKETKDNHGEYSEYSKNSVQEYPAVHEGISKMKTHSPGPVESDVSISVCSLQFKHIRRPVSPTDRRRRGSGLCYSSSSVYAAEGQRTVIQEYTSRNSFKGDTSRSRYATLQKVPELEKVNARRTTTPSSVLKECIRIARNRERLSGLNQLQEEDVGENTSYSQDTSTNSSQTSVNSTVTSEVTDQSLLRNSPVSNSPSISPNLFSLSSTLEYEAAGGRSEAADHTLRYDTLRTTSDLYHSRQSSFRCGLSSWHALSVATAAIDKHESSQAKIHPGRDLPAHKNVNKFGQQLNTGDTYEDLPGNKGPTAKASPTHPRAPETPALCVSSPDTSAQGTTSTSADDKRDMEDIDHYNPPRPSEDCTSLRKTIIMTDLDETDL